The following proteins come from a genomic window of Candidatus Zixiibacteriota bacterium:
- the ruvB gene encoding Holliday junction branch migration DNA helicase RuvB, which yields MTERITSPQVSTEEQELDLTLRPTRFEEFVGQEKVKENLNIFIQAARKRKESLEHTLFYGPPGLGKTTLAFIIAKEIGTNMKSTSGPILEKPADLAGILTNLQKGEVLFIDEIHRLSHVVEEYLYPAMEDFTLDIMIEKGPSARSVKINLNHFTLIGATTRAGLLTSPLRSRFGVVSRLDFYTPEDIYKIVHRSAKILNIFVTDEGAMEIAKRSRGTPRVANRLLRRVRDYAQVRAKGKIDRKVAIEALKMLDVDELGLDEMDKRILEVIIQKFKGGPVGINTIAVAVGEEEDTIEEIYEPFLIQEGLLARTPRGRVATDSAYRHLEIQKESKPQSELF from the coding sequence ATGACAGAAAGAATCACATCCCCCCAGGTTTCCACTGAAGAGCAGGAATTAGATTTAACTCTGCGTCCTACTCGCTTTGAGGAGTTCGTGGGGCAGGAAAAAGTTAAGGAAAATCTGAATATTTTTATTCAAGCGGCCAGAAAAAGAAAAGAGTCCTTGGAGCACACTCTTTTCTATGGTCCTCCAGGACTGGGAAAGACTACCTTAGCCTTCATCATCGCCAAGGAGATAGGGACGAATATGAAATCTACCTCAGGTCCCATTTTAGAAAAACCAGCAGACTTAGCCGGCATTTTGACTAATCTTCAAAAAGGTGAAGTTCTGTTTATAGATGAAATACACCGTCTGAGTCACGTAGTCGAGGAATATTTATATCCTGCGATGGAGGATTTCACCTTGGATATAATGATAGAAAAAGGTCCTTCTGCCAGGTCAGTGAAAATTAACCTGAACCATTTTACCCTGATCGGTGCAACAACACGAGCTGGACTCTTGACTTCGCCTTTGAGGTCCAGGTTCGGAGTAGTTAGCAGGTTAGATTTTTATACTCCTGAGGATATATATAAGATAGTTCATCGCTCGGCTAAGATACTTAACATTTTCGTCACAGATGAAGGAGCAATGGAAATAGCCAAAAGGTCAAGGGGAACACCCAGGGTGGCTAACCGGCTTTTGAGAAGGGTTAGAGACTATGCACAGGTCAGAGCAAAAGGGAAGATTGACCGTAAAGTTGCCATAGAGGCTCTAAAGATGTTAGACGTGGATGAATTGGGCTTGGATGAGATGGACAAAAGGATTTTGGAAGTGATTATTCAAAAATTTAAGGGAGGTCCGGTTGGCATCAATACTATTGCAGTAGCTGTAGGAGAGGAAGAGGATACCATCGAGGAAATCTACGAACCTTTTTTGATCCAGGAAGGGCTTTTAGCGCGAACACCAAGAGGACGAGTAGCAACGGATTCTGCCTACCGTCATTTAGAGATACAGAAAGAGTCAAAACCTCAAAGCGAATTGTTTTGA
- a CDS encoding integrin alpha: MRVLKDFGFFGAFCVKPVWLLVIAAFALWFGTASPVRAEITHGQLYTFTGEAANDNFGYSVSGAGDVNNDGYADLIVGAYAKFAGGPFVGRAYVYSGQTGALLYTFTGQAAGDYFGSSVSGAGDVNKDGYADLIVGAPFNDAGGDNAGRAYVYSGQTGVLLYTFTGEAISDYFGHSVSGAGDVNKDGYADLIVGALYNDAGGSDAGRAYVYSGQNGALLCTFTGEAADDNFGYSVSGAGDVNNDGYADLIVGAPSNFLIGSYAGRAYVYSGQTGALLYTFTGAAANDYFGYSVSGAGDVNNDGYADLIVGAYQNDAGGSNAGRAYVYSGQTGTLLYTFTGAAADDNLGSSVSGAGDVNNDGYADLIVGAPFNNAGGFAAGRAYVYSGQTGTLLYTFTGAAAYDLFGISVSGAGDVNNDGYADLIVGAYLNDARGTDAGRAYVFSSQEICSYEELYAFTGAAAYDWFGRSVSGAGDVNNDGYDDLIVGAYGNDAGGTDAGRAYVYSGQTGALLYTFTGEAANDYFGRSVSGAGDVNKDGYDDLIVGAYGNDAGGTDAGR, translated from the coding sequence ATGAGGGTCCTTAAAGATTTCGGCTTTTTTGGCGCTTTTTGTGTAAAGCCTGTCTGGCTGCTGGTTATAGCGGCTTTTGCCTTGTGGTTTGGCACAGCTTCACCGGTCAGGGCTGAAATCACCCACGGTCAGCTCTACACTTTCACCGGAGAGGCTGCGAACGACAACTTCGGCTATTCGGTTTCTGGAGCAGGTGATGTAAACAATGATGGATATGCTGACCTGATCGTGGGGGCATACGCTAAATTTGCGGGAGGCCCTTTTGTCGGGCGAGCCTATGTCTATTCCGGTCAGACCGGAGCCCTTCTCTACACTTTCACCGGACAAGCTGCGGGCGACTACTTCGGCAGTTCGGTTTCCGGAGCAGGTGATGTAAACAAGGATGGATATGCTGACCTGATCGTGGGAGCACCCTTTAATGATGCGGGAGGTGATAATGCCGGGCGAGCCTATGTCTATTCCGGTCAGACCGGAGTTCTCCTCTACACTTTCACCGGAGAGGCTATAAGCGACTACTTCGGACATTCGGTTTCCGGAGCAGGTGATGTGAACAAGGATGGATATGCTGATCTGATCGTGGGAGCACTCTATAATGATGCGGGAGGTAGTGATGCTGGGCGAGCCTATGTCTATTCCGGTCAGAACGGAGCCCTTCTCTGCACTTTCACCGGAGAGGCTGCGGACGACAACTTCGGCTATTCGGTTTCCGGAGCAGGTGATGTGAACAATGATGGATATGCTGACCTGATCGTGGGAGCACCTTCGAATTTTCTTATAGGTAGTTATGCTGGTCGAGCCTATGTTTATTCCGGTCAGACCGGAGCTCTTCTCTACACTTTCACCGGAGCGGCTGCAAACGACTACTTCGGCTATTCGGTTTCCGGAGCAGGTGATGTGAACAACGATGGCTATGCTGACCTGATCGTGGGAGCATACCAGAATGATGCTGGAGGTAGTAATGCTGGGCGAGCCTATGTCTATTCAGGTCAGACCGGAACTCTTCTCTACACTTTCACCGGAGCGGCTGCGGACGACAACTTAGGCAGTTCGGTTTCCGGAGCAGGTGATGTAAACAATGATGGATATGCTGACCTGATCGTGGGAGCACCCTTTAATAATGCGGGAGGTTTTGCTGCCGGGCGAGCCTATGTCTATTCCGGTCAGACCGGAACCCTTCTCTACACTTTCACCGGAGCGGCTGCGTACGACTTGTTCGGAATTTCGGTTTCCGGAGCAGGTGATGTAAACAATGATGGATATGCTGACCTGATCGTGGGAGCATACTTAAATGATGCGAGAGGCACTGATGCTGGGCGAGCCTATGTTTTCTCTTCTCAAGAGATTTGTTCTTATGAGGAGCTTTACGCTTTTACTGGAGCGGCTGCGTACGACTGGTTCGGACGTTCGGTTTCCGGTGCAGGTGATGTGAACAATGATGGATACGATGACCTGATCGTGGGAGCATACGGTAATGATGCAGGAGGCACTGATGCTGGACGAGCCTATGTTTATTCCGGTCAGACCGGAGCCCTTCTCTATACTTTCACCGGAGAGGCTGCAAACGACTACTTCGGACGTTCGGTTTCCGGTGCAGGTGATGTGAACAAGGATGGATACGATGACCTGATCGTGGGAGCATACGGTAATGATGCAGGAGGCACTGATGCTGGACG
- a CDS encoding YebC/PmpR family DNA-binding transcriptional regulator produces the protein MSGHSKWATIKRKKEKTDAERGKVFTKLIKELTVAARHGGGDPDGNPRLRTAILTAKAANMPAANIDRAIKKGTGELPGVSYEEVSYEGYGPGGVAILVEVTTDNKNRTVSEIRHIFDRYGGNLGEVGCVGWMFEKRGLILVEKAPVDEDKLLEIVLEAGAIDMKSEKEYYEIVIPYNRFETVKQALDQNKIKYSSAEQTMLPQTTVKLEGKEAEQMLKLMEGLEDHEDVSKVYANFDIAEEIMEKISLKS, from the coding sequence ATGTCTGGACATTCGAAATGGGCGACTATAAAAAGAAAAAAAGAGAAAACCGATGCAGAAAGAGGGAAGGTCTTCACTAAGCTCATAAAAGAGCTTACTGTGGCTGCAAGGCATGGTGGAGGAGATCCTGATGGGAATCCCAGATTAAGAACTGCAATTCTGACGGCTAAAGCAGCTAACATGCCGGCAGCCAATATCGATAGAGCCATCAAAAAAGGGACAGGGGAGCTTCCCGGAGTTTCCTATGAAGAGGTCAGCTATGAAGGATATGGACCAGGTGGAGTGGCAATTTTAGTCGAGGTCACCACTGATAATAAAAACCGAACCGTTTCCGAGATCAGGCATATCTTTGACCGTTACGGAGGCAATTTAGGTGAGGTCGGGTGCGTTGGCTGGATGTTTGAAAAGAGGGGGTTAATCCTGGTAGAGAAAGCACCAGTGGATGAGGATAAGCTCCTGGAAATCGTGTTAGAAGCAGGAGCAATAGATATGAAGTCTGAAAAGGAATATTATGAGATTGTTATCCCTTACAACCGGTTCGAGACGGTCAAACAAGCTTTAGACCAGAATAAAATAAAATATTCCAGCGCAGAACAGACGATGCTTCCTCAGACCACTGTGAAGTTGGAAGGGAAAGAGGCTGAGCAGATGCTAAAGCTGATGGAAGGTTTGGAAGACCACGAGGACGTGTCGAAAGTGTATGCCAACTTCGATATCGCAGAAGAAATAATGGAGAAGATAAGCCTCAAATCATAG
- the ruvA gene encoding Holliday junction branch migration protein RuvA, with product MIAYLEGKLVEKSPTQLILDVNGVGYCVNIPISTYDRLGELGSKVKIITYQHVREDCLQLFGFYTPEEKWLFELLISVNGIGPKTGLGILSFISLEDFHRAIMEEHIDFLTNVPGIGRKTAQRLVVELKEKFGKLDLKKELSVDAKSHTDAMIEQEAILALCSLGYSRYEAKKAIDKGKEGTKEKLTVEELIKRALRKVNSKR from the coding sequence TTGATCGCCTATTTAGAAGGTAAACTGGTAGAGAAAAGTCCCACCCAATTAATCTTAGATGTAAATGGGGTGGGATATTGTGTTAATATACCTATTTCAACTTACGACAGGTTAGGTGAGTTAGGCTCAAAGGTAAAAATCATAACCTACCAGCACGTCAGGGAGGACTGCCTTCAGCTTTTCGGATTTTACACCCCGGAAGAGAAATGGCTTTTCGAGCTTCTGATCTCGGTTAACGGGATAGGTCCAAAGACCGGGCTGGGGATTTTATCTTTTATCTCGCTTGAGGACTTTCACAGAGCGATAATGGAGGAGCATATAGATTTTCTCACCAACGTCCCGGGCATAGGCAGGAAAACTGCCCAGAGATTAGTGGTTGAGCTTAAGGAAAAATTCGGTAAGCTGGACCTGAAGAAAGAGTTAAGTGTCGATGCAAAGAGTCATACCGATGCGATGATCGAGCAGGAAGCGATTTTAGCCCTTTGCTCCTTAGGATACAGTCGCTACGAAGCGAAAAAAGCGATTGACAAAGGCAAAGAAGGGACTAAAGAGAAACTGACAGTTGAGGAATTAATCAAAAGAGCGTTAAGGAAAGTAAACAGCAAACGGTAG
- the ruvC gene encoding crossover junction endodeoxyribonuclease RuvC translates to MSKDDLTILGIDPGSAVTGYGVVKGSLDKAVLIDYGTIKVSYKKPLSSRLEEIYSGIIDVISRMKPDQLAIEEAFYSKNAKSALVMGQIRGVALLAGAQAKIPIAEYSPREVKSSIVGTGAASKTQVQYMVKNILQLKSLPEPEDASDALAIALCHLNKVQSKKRIKEMEKKV, encoded by the coding sequence TTGAGTAAAGACGACCTTACAATCTTGGGCATCGATCCCGGGAGCGCGGTAACCGGGTACGGAGTGGTAAAAGGAAGCCTCGATAAGGCAGTATTGATCGACTATGGAACGATCAAGGTTTCCTATAAGAAACCATTGTCCTCAAGATTAGAGGAAATATATTCAGGTATTATTGACGTGATCTCTAGGATGAAACCGGACCAGTTAGCAATTGAAGAAGCTTTTTACAGTAAAAATGCTAAATCTGCTCTGGTAATGGGGCAGATAAGGGGTGTGGCTTTGCTGGCAGGTGCCCAGGCTAAAATCCCGATTGCCGAATATTCGCCCAGAGAAGTTAAATCCTCTATCGTTGGCACAGGAGCTGCTTCAAAAACACAGGTGCAGTATATGGTGAAAAATATCCTGCAGTTAAAGAGTCTGCCTGAGCCAGAAGACGCCTCAGATGCGCTGGCTATTGCCCTTTGTCATCTGAATAAAGTGCAGAGTAAGAAACGTATAAAGGAGATGGAGAAAAAGGTTTGA
- the fusA gene encoding elongation factor G, whose translation MKEYKTEQLRNLGVVAHGGAGKTSLVEGILFSAGVTSRLGKVDDGNTVSDYNEDEISRKISISASLAHVEWKDCKINLVDMPGYADFLGEVVGGLRVTETALILLSAMSGVEVGTEQVWSIAEKYGLSRVFFINKLDKEHAEFDKILKEVQKRFGHQAIPLQIPIGDGLNFKGIVDLVKMKTYLFQGTDAKEDKIPQDLEEKVKKAREKLVEAVAEADDSLLEKYFEKGALTEEEFKMGLRKGIIQHKLFPIFCGAATNCWGIKLLLDHIVDFFPSPADFGTVKGKEPSSGKEKVLKVSFDSPLAALVFKTVSEPHVGELVFFKVFSGKLKTGDDVFNSVTNAAERIGQIYAMNGRERKDAGVVIAGDLGAVVKLKNTHTGDTLCDKKDQFVLSRIEFPKPVINLAIRAKNKGDEEKIASGFSKLHEEDPTFIMEVDPDIKQTIVYGQGELHLEVIVDRLKRKFGVEVEIEKPRIPYKETIKTKAEAQGKYKRQSGGRGQYGDCWLRLEPLGKGEGFQFVDDIVGGAVPSKYVPAVEKGVVEAMNEGVVAGYKMVDMKVSIFDGSYHTVDSSDMAFKIAGSMGFRKATSEAKPILLEPIYIVEVTVPEEFMGDVIGDLSSRRGKILGMESDGSFQKIKAQVPLAELYKYSTSLRSLTQGRGIHTRSFFHYEEVPREIAEKIVKESQEAKEKEQK comes from the coding sequence TTGAAAGAGTATAAAACCGAACAGTTGAGAAATCTGGGGGTGGTGGCGCATGGAGGTGCGGGTAAGACCTCCCTGGTGGAGGGTATTCTTTTTTCCGCGGGTGTGACCAGTCGTCTGGGCAAGGTGGATGACGGAAACACGGTCTCGGATTATAACGAGGATGAGATCAGCCGCAAGATCTCAATTTCCGCTTCACTGGCTCACGTAGAATGGAAGGACTGCAAGATAAATCTGGTCGATATGCCAGGTTATGCGGATTTTCTGGGTGAGGTAGTAGGTGGATTAAGGGTGACCGAGACTGCTTTAATACTGCTATCAGCCATGTCTGGAGTAGAGGTAGGAACTGAGCAGGTCTGGTCCATAGCAGAAAAATATGGGCTTTCCAGGGTTTTCTTCATCAATAAATTAGATAAAGAGCATGCGGAATTTGACAAAATACTCAAAGAAGTGCAAAAGAGGTTTGGGCATCAAGCCATTCCTTTGCAGATTCCGATAGGCGATGGATTAAATTTCAAAGGCATAGTTGACCTGGTCAAAATGAAAACTTATCTGTTTCAGGGAACAGATGCAAAAGAGGATAAAATTCCTCAGGACTTAGAGGAGAAGGTCAAGAAAGCCAGGGAGAAATTAGTGGAGGCTGTGGCTGAAGCAGATGATAGTCTCTTAGAGAAATATTTTGAAAAAGGAGCTTTGACTGAGGAAGAGTTTAAAATGGGCTTGAGAAAAGGAATCATCCAGCATAAGCTCTTCCCAATCTTCTGCGGTGCAGCTACGAATTGCTGGGGAATTAAGCTTCTTCTGGACCATATTGTTGATTTCTTTCCATCTCCGGCTGATTTTGGAACGGTTAAAGGAAAAGAGCCAAGCTCAGGTAAAGAAAAAGTTTTGAAGGTCTCTTTTGACAGCCCTCTGGCTGCTCTGGTCTTCAAGACCGTGTCCGAGCCTCACGTAGGTGAGCTTGTCTTTTTCAAAGTATTCTCAGGGAAACTTAAAACCGGGGATGATGTCTTTAATTCAGTCACCAATGCGGCTGAACGAATCGGTCAGATTTACGCTATGAATGGCAGGGAAAGAAAAGATGCCGGAGTGGTTATCGCTGGCGATCTGGGGGCTGTGGTCAAACTGAAAAACACCCATACCGGAGATACCCTCTGCGACAAAAAAGACCAGTTCGTCCTTTCCAGAATCGAATTTCCAAAGCCGGTGATCAATCTTGCCATCAGGGCCAAGAACAAAGGAGATGAAGAAAAAATCGCCAGTGGTTTCTCCAAACTGCACGAGGAGGACCCCACTTTCATTATGGAGGTTGATCCGGATATAAAACAAACCATCGTCTACGGCCAGGGTGAGCTGCATTTGGAAGTTATTGTGGACAGGCTGAAAAGAAAATTCGGGGTTGAGGTCGAAATAGAAAAACCCAGAATACCCTATAAGGAGACGATCAAAACTAAAGCTGAAGCCCAGGGAAAATACAAAAGACAGTCTGGAGGCAGAGGGCAATATGGAGACTGCTGGCTTAGATTAGAGCCGTTAGGCAAGGGGGAGGGGTTCCAGTTTGTGGACGATATCGTGGGTGGCGCAGTGCCGTCAAAGTACGTGCCGGCAGTGGAAAAAGGAGTAGTTGAAGCGATGAATGAGGGTGTGGTGGCAGGATACAAGATGGTGGATATGAAAGTGAGCATTTTTGACGGCAGTTACCATACGGTGGATTCCTCGGATATGGCATTTAAAATCGCTGGATCAATGGGTTTCAGGAAAGCCACCTCAGAGGCAAAGCCGATATTACTTGAACCTATATATATAGTAGAGGTGACAGTGCCGGAGGAGTTTATGGGTGACGTTATAGGTGATTTGTCCTCACGCCGGGGGAAAATTTTGGGTATGGAAAGTGACGGTAGTTTTCAGAAGATAAAAGCCCAGGTGCCACTGGCAGAACTATATAAATATTCAACATCGCTGCGATCCCTGACTCAAGGCAGGGGGATTCATACCCGCTCTTTCTTCCATTACGAGGAAGTGCCCAGAGAAATTGCAGAAAAGATAGTTAAGGAGTCTCAGGAGGCGAAGGAGAAGGAACAGAAATAG
- a CDS encoding epoxyqueuosine reductase QueH, whose amino-acid sequence MNILMHVCCGPCLMYPLKRLTEKGHKITGFWYNPNIHPYTEYQNRLEAVRYAEWARVFPMIYENSYDLVEYLKAVLPHLEDRCRFCYQLRLERTARVAKEKGFEAFSTTLLVSPTQKHELINEIGEEVAKKFDIKFFYEDLRPGYYEGKVMAKELNLYRQKYCGCIFSEKERYRDKKGSDAVWREKGFRLQERND is encoded by the coding sequence ATGAATATCTTAATGCATGTCTGTTGTGGCCCCTGCCTGATGTATCCTTTAAAAAGATTGACAGAGAAGGGACATAAAATCACCGGTTTCTGGTACAATCCTAATATCCACCCTTACACTGAATACCAGAACAGGTTAGAGGCGGTAAGATATGCTGAATGGGCAAGGGTTTTTCCGATGATCTATGAGAATTCTTATGATCTAGTGGAATATCTTAAGGCGGTTCTGCCTCACTTAGAGGACCGTTGCAGGTTCTGCTACCAATTAAGATTGGAAAGAACCGCCCGGGTAGCAAAAGAAAAAGGGTTTGAGGCTTTCTCCACCACACTTTTAGTAAGCCCAACTCAGAAACATGAGCTCATCAATGAGATCGGAGAGGAAGTAGCAAAAAAATTTGATATAAAATTCTTCTACGAAGACTTAAGGCCTGGATATTATGAAGGGAAAGTTATGGCTAAGGAGTTGAACCTGTATCGTCAAAAATACTGCGGGTGTATTTTCAGCGAAAAAGAGAGATACCGCGATAAAAAGGGGTCAGATGCGGTCTGGCGGGAAAAGGGCTTCAGACTTCAAGAGCGAAATGATTAG